From a region of the Streptomyces tirandamycinicus genome:
- a CDS encoding 50S ribosomal protein bL37, with the protein MSKRGNKRRARKKRKANHGKRPNA; encoded by the coding sequence ATGTCGAAGCGAGGCAACAAGCGGCGGGCCAGGAAGAAGCGGAAAGCGAACCACGGCAAGCGCCCCAACGCCTGA
- a CDS encoding TetR/AcrR family transcriptional regulator yields MPRAMREQQMLDAAVQTFGQRGYRPASMDEIAELAGVSKPLVYLYLNSKEDLFTACIRRESAALVAAVRAAVDPGLPADRQLWEGLTAFFRHTNEHPDAWAVLHRQARTHGEPFAAEVAVLRDEIVTFVTGLIGAAAREAHGPGEVAAGEAAGLAQALVGAAESLAGWANDTPGVSARQAAATLMNFAWEGLGNLMKGERWAPPAR; encoded by the coding sequence ATGCCGCGTGCCATGCGGGAGCAGCAGATGCTCGACGCCGCAGTGCAGACGTTCGGGCAACGGGGGTACCGGCCGGCGTCGATGGACGAGATCGCCGAGCTCGCGGGGGTGTCCAAGCCGCTGGTCTACCTCTATCTGAACTCCAAGGAAGACCTCTTCACCGCCTGTATCCGGCGGGAGTCCGCGGCACTGGTCGCGGCCGTACGGGCCGCGGTGGACCCGGGGCTGCCGGCGGACCGTCAACTGTGGGAGGGCCTGACCGCGTTCTTCCGGCACACGAACGAGCACCCGGACGCCTGGGCCGTGCTGCACCGGCAGGCCCGTACGCACGGCGAGCCGTTCGCCGCCGAGGTGGCGGTGCTGCGGGACGAGATCGTGACGTTCGTGACGGGGCTGATCGGGGCGGCGGCGCGCGAGGCCCACGGGCCCGGCGAAGTCGCCGCCGGGGAAGCGGCGGGCCTGGCCCAGGCACTCGTCGGGGCGGCGGAGTCGCTGGCCGGGTGGGCGAACGACACCCCGGGCGTCTCCGCGCGGCAGGCGGCGGCGACGCTGATGAACTTCGCATGGGAGGGCCTGGGAAACCTCATGAAGGGGGAACGCTGGGCGCCGCCCGCCCGATGA